Proteins encoded by one window of Flavobacterium sp. N502540:
- a CDS encoding peptidylprolyl isomerase: MKKSILLVLLAVSSLFSCKDEHSNLPDGLYADIETNKGHIIVELDYKKAPVTVANFVTLAEGKSEFVTKDYLKGKPFYDGLKFHRVIENFMIQTGDPEGTGSGDAGYRFKDEITDLKFDKAGVLAMANNGPATNSSQFFITHVETPWLDGKHTIFGHVVEKGQEVVNQIKQDDKIVSVKIIRNGEAAKKFDAIKVFHDYFSEVAKEKGKYAGVQKEKVAYLASIKPKATKTNSGLEFVITEKGTGKKPATGAQLYINYSGFLEDGTLFDSSVEEVNKAFGKFDAARAEAHGYQPIPFQAGRKDGMIPGFIEGIEQLSFGDKAVLFIPAHLAYGATGAGGVIPPNANIIFEIQLLEKPQ; the protein is encoded by the coding sequence ATGAAAAAAAGTATTCTACTAGTATTACTTGCCGTTAGTTCATTATTTTCTTGTAAAGACGAACACAGCAACCTGCCTGATGGTTTATATGCGGATATTGAAACCAATAAAGGACACATTATTGTTGAATTGGATTATAAAAAAGCACCTGTTACAGTAGCTAATTTTGTAACTTTAGCCGAAGGTAAAAGTGAGTTTGTTACTAAAGATTACTTAAAAGGAAAACCTTTTTACGACGGATTGAAATTCCATAGAGTCATTGAAAATTTCATGATTCAGACCGGAGATCCTGAAGGAACTGGTTCAGGTGATGCAGGATACCGATTTAAAGATGAGATCACCGATTTAAAATTTGACAAAGCCGGTGTTTTAGCAATGGCAAACAATGGTCCGGCTACAAACAGCAGTCAGTTCTTCATCACACATGTTGAGACTCCATGGTTAGACGGAAAGCATACTATTTTTGGTCATGTGGTTGAAAAAGGACAGGAAGTTGTAAATCAGATCAAACAAGACGATAAAATTGTTTCGGTAAAAATTATCAGAAACGGTGAAGCTGCCAAAAAGTTTGATGCTATAAAAGTATTTCATGATTATTTCTCTGAAGTTGCTAAAGAAAAAGGGAAATATGCAGGCGTACAAAAAGAAAAAGTAGCGTATTTAGCCTCCATCAAACCTAAAGCAACCAAAACCAATTCAGGTTTAGAATTTGTAATCACTGAAAAAGGAACAGGTAAAAAACCGGCTACAGGAGCTCAATTGTACATCAATTACTCAGGCTTTTTAGAAGACGGTACTTTATTTGATTCAAGTGTAGAAGAAGTCAATAAAGCTTTTGGAAAATTTGATGCTGCAAGAGCCGAAGCACACGGATACCAGCCAATTCCTTTCCAGGCAGGTCGTAAAGACGGAATGATTCCCGGTTTTATTGAAGGAATTGAACAACTTTCATTTGGAGACAAAGCAGTACTTTTTATTCCTGCACATCTGGCTTACGGAGCTACCGGTGCTGGCGGAGTAATTCCTCCAAATGCTAATATTATTTTCGAAATTCAATTATTAGAAAAACCACAATAA
- the gldI gene encoding gliding motility-associated peptidyl-prolyl isomerase GldI has protein sequence MNYLKQSSCALLFAVLLVSCKQHEDARRPISQASGTFMKKSADRNKKLVANEEDVIKKIIKSNPKTKYYATRKGYWLYYDERNETDLQTPKKGDIAYFNLEVKDINGKIIYSEADLGPQTYYVDKQDIMMGLRDGIKMMHKNETVTFLFPSHIAYGYHGDNKKIGPNQSLMCTVTLRNFVPDPAANPTTTAAQAPKTTAPKTVAQTKKDTLNP, from the coding sequence ATGAACTACTTAAAACAAAGCAGTTGCGCCCTACTTTTTGCTGTTTTATTGGTTAGCTGTAAACAACATGAAGATGCCAGAAGACCTATTTCTCAGGCTTCCGGTACTTTTATGAAAAAATCAGCCGATCGAAATAAAAAATTAGTAGCCAATGAAGAGGATGTTATTAAAAAAATAATCAAAAGCAATCCGAAAACAAAATACTATGCCACCCGAAAAGGATACTGGCTGTATTATGACGAACGAAATGAAACTGATCTCCAGACTCCTAAAAAAGGGGATATCGCTTATTTTAATCTGGAAGTAAAAGATATCAATGGCAAAATAATCTATTCTGAAGCCGATCTTGGTCCACAAACCTATTATGTAGACAAGCAAGACATTATGATGGGATTACGCGACGGTATAAAAATGATGCATAAAAACGAAACCGTGACTTTCTTATTCCCTTCGCATATTGCCTACGGATATCACGGAGACAATAAAAAAATAGGGCCAAATCAATCCTTAATGTGCACTGTTACACTTCGTAACTTTGTACCGGATCCAGCTGCTAATCCAACCACTACAGCTGCACAAGCCCCTAAAACAACAGCTCCTAAAACTGTAGCTCAAACTAAAAAAGATACCTTAAACCCATAA
- a CDS encoding voltage-gated chloride channel family protein, producing MTSQRLQELLLTTFKWILICILIGILSGSASALFLVTLEWVTQFRIQHNWLIWLLPFGGLLVGFSYYYWGESVVKGNNLLLEEYENPKKVIPFKMAPLVLLGTLLTHLFGGSAGREGTAVQMGGAIADQFTKLFNLDNTERKMLIILGISAGFASVFGTPLAGAIFAVEVLYFSKINFKSILLSFLVAYAAYFTVEFWQVKHTHYNIPVVPEISLTTLCYVILIGLLSGFAALLFSRSTHFWGSLFSKNIKYPPLRPFIGGIVLSIVLAGFGLTKFSGLGVPVIVDSFTNANPWYDFLLKILFTGFTLGAGFKGGEVTPLFFVGATLGSALSLVIPLPIAFLAGLGFVAVFSGATHTPIACTIMGMELFGVQLGLFITIACIIAYFSSGSVGIYKSQIVKGAKYKLYQKWL from the coding sequence ATGACTTCTCAAAGACTACAAGAACTACTACTGACCACTTTCAAATGGATTTTGATCTGCATTTTGATCGGTATTTTGTCCGGATCTGCCTCTGCACTTTTCTTAGTTACTTTAGAATGGGTTACGCAATTTAGAATTCAGCACAACTGGCTAATCTGGTTGTTACCTTTTGGTGGGTTATTAGTAGGATTTAGTTATTATTACTGGGGAGAATCTGTTGTAAAAGGCAATAATTTATTACTCGAAGAATACGAAAATCCCAAAAAAGTCATTCCGTTTAAAATGGCTCCTCTTGTGCTTCTAGGGACTTTGCTTACCCATTTATTTGGAGGTTCGGCAGGACGTGAAGGCACAGCAGTACAAATGGGCGGTGCGATCGCCGATCAGTTTACAAAACTTTTCAATTTAGATAATACCGAACGCAAAATGCTGATTATCCTCGGAATCAGTGCCGGTTTTGCTTCTGTTTTTGGAACTCCGCTTGCAGGAGCGATTTTTGCCGTGGAGGTTCTGTATTTCAGTAAAATTAATTTCAAAAGTATTCTTCTCTCCTTTTTAGTCGCTTATGCTGCTTATTTCACTGTCGAATTCTGGCAGGTAAAACATACCCATTACAACATTCCGGTTGTTCCTGAAATTAGTCTAACCACTTTATGTTATGTCATTTTAATCGGTCTCTTGTCTGGTTTTGCGGCTCTGCTTTTCTCGAGAAGCACCCATTTCTGGGGTTCCCTTTTCTCCAAAAACATCAAATATCCTCCACTCCGTCCTTTTATCGGGGGAATTGTTTTGTCTATTGTCCTTGCAGGTTTCGGACTTACAAAATTCTCTGGCCTGGGAGTTCCGGTAATTGTCGATTCCTTTACAAATGCTAATCCCTGGTACGATTTTCTACTTAAAATTCTATTCACCGGATTTACTCTCGGTGCAGGATTTAAAGGTGGCGAAGTAACTCCATTGTTCTTTGTAGGGGCTACTTTAGGGAGTGCTTTGTCTCTGGTGATTCCATTACCCATTGCTTTTTTAGCGGGTTTGGGATTTGTAGCAGTGTTTTCAGGAGCTACTCACACTCCTATTGCCTGTACTATCATGGGAATGGAACTTTTTGGAGTTCAACTCGGATTATTCATCACTATTGCCTGCATTATAGCTTATTTCTCATCCGGTTCCGTTGGAATTTACAAATCACAAATTGTAAAAGGAGCTAAATATAAGTTGTATCAGAAGTGGCTTTGA
- a CDS encoding DHH family phosphoesterase, whose protein sequence is MKIQDIQAIQLLLATPKKIAIIPHRGPDGDAMGSTLGLYHFLLKNNHQPTVIAPNDFPNFLAWLPGSETVKIFEKDTENCTKILEEAELIFTLDFNAFHRTGEMEHTLVKLTAPFVMIDHHQKPDNYALYTYSDTSFGSTCEMVYNFISFLGKKEDLDKTIATCIYTGILTDSGSFRFPGTTGNTHRIIAELIDLGVENTQIPVLLFDNSSYSRLQLLGRALQNMKVLEEHKTSYTSLTQDELDAFNYIKGDTEGVVNYGLSIKGIVFTAIFIENKDEKIIKISFRSQGGFDVNQFARDHFNGGGHSNAAGGKSETSMEETLKKFEDLVNKLKI, encoded by the coding sequence ATGAAAATACAAGATATTCAAGCGATACAATTGTTACTCGCAACCCCAAAGAAAATCGCCATCATTCCGCACAGAGGACCTGACGGTGATGCTATGGGTTCAACCTTAGGTTTATACCATTTTTTATTAAAAAACAATCATCAGCCAACGGTGATTGCTCCTAATGATTTTCCTAATTTTTTAGCCTGGCTTCCGGGTTCTGAAACGGTTAAAATATTTGAAAAAGATACTGAAAACTGTACCAAAATATTAGAAGAAGCCGAGCTTATTTTTACACTGGATTTTAATGCTTTTCATCGTACCGGTGAAATGGAACATACTCTTGTGAAGCTAACCGCTCCGTTTGTTATGATCGACCATCATCAGAAACCGGATAATTATGCGCTTTATACTTACTCTGACACTTCCTTTGGATCTACCTGTGAAATGGTCTATAATTTCATTTCTTTCCTAGGCAAAAAAGAAGATTTAGACAAAACCATCGCCACTTGTATCTACACCGGAATATTAACGGATTCCGGTTCGTTCCGTTTTCCGGGAACAACAGGAAATACTCATCGTATCATTGCTGAATTAATCGATTTAGGCGTCGAAAATACTCAGATACCCGTTTTGTTATTTGACAACAGTTCTTACAGCCGTTTGCAATTGTTAGGACGTGCGTTACAAAACATGAAAGTTTTGGAAGAACACAAAACCTCATATACTTCGCTTACTCAGGACGAACTGGACGCATTTAATTATATAAAAGGCGACACCGAAGGTGTTGTTAATTACGGATTAAGTATAAAAGGTATTGTTTTTACCGCTATTTTTATCGAAAATAAAGACGAGAAAATCATTAAAATCTCTTTCCGTTCGCAAGGAGGTTTTGACGTAAACCAGTTTGCCAGAGATCATTTTAATGGTGGCGGACACAGTAATGCAGCAGGTGGAAAATCAGAGACTTCAATGGAAGAAACTTTGAAAAAATTTGAAGATTTAGTAAACAAACTAAAAATATAA
- a CDS encoding EamA family transporter, which produces MSQNNVLKGVFLVALGATTYGMLATFVKMAYTEGYTTAEVTTSQFVLGIIGILLINTFQKLKHKDNVVKATPKNIFSLMLAGTSLGMTSLFYYLAVKYIPVSIGIVLLMQTVWIGVLLEMILEKKLPSRQKVFSVFIVLIGTVLATNILHNEIELDWRGLVWGMLAAASFTTTMFTANRVATEISSAQRSLYMLFGGAIIVFSFALATQVTPFNLAIFAKWGIVLALFGTIIPPMLMNLGFPLTGIGLGSIVSALELPVSVTMAYVLLNEEVILSQWIGIILIILAIVIMNVNFKRKNS; this is translated from the coding sequence ATGTCACAAAACAATGTATTAAAAGGAGTATTTTTAGTAGCCTTAGGAGCTACAACTTATGGAATGTTAGCCACTTTCGTAAAAATGGCCTACACAGAAGGATATACTACTGCCGAAGTAACTACCTCTCAATTTGTATTAGGAATCATTGGTATTTTACTAATCAATACGTTCCAAAAACTAAAACATAAAGACAATGTTGTAAAAGCAACTCCAAAAAATATATTCAGCTTAATGCTTGCCGGTACTTCCTTAGGAATGACGAGTTTGTTTTATTATTTGGCAGTAAAATATATCCCTGTTTCAATTGGTATCGTTTTACTAATGCAAACGGTCTGGATAGGAGTTTTACTGGAAATGATCTTAGAAAAGAAATTACCTTCCAGACAAAAAGTTTTTTCGGTATTTATCGTTCTTATCGGTACTGTTTTAGCCACTAATATTCTACACAACGAAATCGAACTGGACTGGAGAGGACTTGTCTGGGGAATGTTAGCCGCTGCTTCTTTTACCACTACTATGTTTACAGCCAATCGCGTTGCGACCGAAATCTCGTCGGCACAACGTAGTTTATACATGCTGTTTGGAGGTGCCATTATCGTATTTTCATTCGCCTTGGCAACACAGGTTACTCCTTTTAACCTTGCTATTTTTGCAAAATGGGGAATCGTATTGGCTTTATTCGGAACTATCATTCCTCCGATGTTAATGAATCTTGGATTTCCATTAACAGGAATTGGTCTTGGAAGTATCGTTTCTGCCCTTGAACTGCCAGTTTCAGTTACCATGGCCTACGTTTTATTAAATGAAGAAGTAATTCTTTCACAATGGATTGGAATTATTCTAATCATTTTAGCCATTGTTATTATGAATGTAAATTTCAAACGCAAGAACAGCTAA
- a CDS encoding peptidylprolyl isomerase: protein MKFKFLFLFCLAVVNIQAQATKKPVAKPKPKTAATAAKIAPKANPGEGIFATIATTKGDIVVSLEYVKTPVTVANFISLAEGTNPNVKVEKLKGKPFYDGLKFHRVINDFMIQGGDPDGNGTGGPGYAFKDEFVEDLKFEKGGVLAMANSGLATNGSQFFITHKDTPWLNGKHTIFGHVVSGMDNVNKIVQDDIMTKITITRKGAAAKKFDAVKVLAEDAKKQDAKKAESQKVITEKAAYFAATKAKATTTASGLKYVVTQKGTGVKGAEGSNIYFHYAGYFEDGNLFDSSIAAVAKAYGKYDANRDAQKGYKAFPFVVGKKDGMIPGFIEALDMMTDGEKAIFFLPSNLAYGEKGAGGVIPPNATLIFEIETYKEQPVK from the coding sequence ATGAAGTTTAAATTTCTATTTTTATTTTGCCTGGCAGTTGTAAATATTCAGGCTCAGGCTACCAAAAAACCAGTTGCTAAACCAAAGCCAAAAACAGCAGCGACAGCAGCAAAAATTGCCCCTAAAGCCAATCCTGGCGAAGGTATTTTTGCTACAATAGCCACCACAAAAGGAGATATTGTGGTTTCTTTAGAATATGTAAAAACACCGGTAACTGTGGCTAACTTTATCTCGTTGGCAGAAGGAACGAACCCAAACGTTAAAGTGGAAAAACTTAAAGGTAAACCCTTTTACGACGGATTGAAATTTCACCGAGTAATCAATGATTTCATGATTCAGGGTGGAGATCCTGACGGAAATGGTACAGGAGGTCCCGGATATGCATTTAAAGATGAATTTGTAGAAGATTTAAAATTTGAAAAAGGCGGAGTTCTGGCGATGGCTAACTCTGGTCTGGCTACAAACGGAAGTCAGTTTTTTATCACACACAAAGATACACCATGGTTAAATGGTAAACATACTATTTTTGGTCATGTGGTTTCAGGAATGGACAATGTAAATAAAATTGTTCAGGACGATATCATGACAAAAATTACCATTACACGTAAAGGTGCTGCAGCTAAAAAATTTGATGCTGTAAAAGTACTTGCTGAAGATGCGAAAAAACAAGATGCGAAAAAAGCAGAATCTCAAAAAGTGATTACTGAGAAAGCAGCTTATTTTGCCGCTACAAAAGCGAAAGCTACTACAACAGCTTCCGGTTTAAAATATGTTGTTACACAAAAAGGAACAGGCGTTAAAGGAGCTGAAGGCTCTAACATCTACTTCCACTATGCAGGATATTTTGAAGATGGAAATCTTTTTGACAGTAGTATTGCAGCTGTAGCAAAAGCTTATGGCAAATACGATGCCAACCGTGACGCTCAAAAAGGATACAAAGCTTTCCCTTTTGTTGTAGGTAAAAAAGACGGAATGATTCCAGGTTTTATAGAAGCTTTAGACATGATGACGGATGGAGAAAAAGCTATATTCTTCCTTCCTTCTAATTTAGCTTACGGAGAAAAAGGTGCCGGAGGTGTAATTCCGCCAAACGCCACTTTAATCTTTGAAATTGAAACTTATAAAGAGCAGCCAGTAAAGTAA